tgtttGCAATGAACCTTTATGGCCTGCCTTGCaagacagatttttaaaaattattgaTATCAGTTTtgtcaaacaagaaaaaaaagtgtttgttatTTTACACCTTACCGTTTCTCATGTGAACAAACTACTGTCTCCGGCTCAGAGCATAGAGGCTACATGGGTGGTGAATGACTGCATTAATGTGACCGCCTTCATATGGGACTGATTTTATGCTGGtttcagtcagacagacagggTTTGAAACAGTTTTAAGTGGTTTTGGCTAAGTttactttttgcagtgtgtgctgGGTTTTTACTTCTCTCCAgttactctggcttcctcccccggtctgaaaacatgcatgtcaggttaaatGTTGACTCTACATTACCcctatgtgtgaatgtgagagtgaatggttgtgtGTCTATATATGATTTGGCCCTGCCACAGAGTGGCGAACTGTCCAGCATGCACCCTGACCTCACCCAtatgaagctgggattggctccagcccccctgcgaccctgaaaaggataaGCAGCaaggaaaatgaataaatgaatgaaccTTTCCCCATTTTTTACACCTCTCAAAAACGATTGTAACTTCCATTGAAAGGTtgtctttgaatgatcagggtctatggctgtgtctctgtcatGTCATGTGATGCACTTTGCAACAACATTgtatgatgacatcatttagaactttccttactgaggagttgcaacaatgtatcgattttaaatgatgtcatcatctcaTTAGatcaaaatatgcaaatgagcagctatgcaaattacCTGAAGACTTAATTTAGAACTGTCTTaactgaggagttggcaacaatgtaaaGTAACATTGTTCTTTTTAACAAAAGgcaataaaatatttaatgtaattatttagcatttatttaaatatcatcaatatttcacattatgcacttcAAATTTTTATggtattcaattcaatttagcCTTACTTACATAGTGCCTAGTAAAACAGTAATTTCTAAATACTTTTACAGATGAatacccaacagttccacatgagcaattataagcaactgtggaaagaaaatacTCCTTTTTATAAGGACGAAACTTTCCTTTGATAGGAAGGGGTTGGGGAcgacagcagagagcagagatcAGAAGAGAGAAACAAGTTAGCAGTGTTGTTTCTTTCTAAACTTAAACGGCAGATGGCCTTTCTCCATTCGTTGACATACATTGATTGACATAGATATATGTCAGTAGTAGTTAGATTAGTTGTTCCTAAAATAGTAACGTTGTTAGTAACGCTGGTAATTTCTAAATGGCAGTTACTCTCATTACTGTTAATCATAGGGCTGAGACAACCAGAATACTTCatgaacaaacattttcaacagACTCAACAGACTGTTTcgatgaaaaatatattaactCAAAAGTACAATTACTGAGAAGTTGTTTTAAAGAAAGTTCAATTTATGTAGATTTAGCTGAGAATCACCACTCATTGATCACTGATCTCAACCAATGTGGATTATGGAGAAAACGTATTTCTCCAGGAGCAGTATTTATACACAAATTCAACAAACTCTGCAATTTTAAAGGATTCAAGTATCCAAAGTTAACTTTTCTTTTGATGACCTTCTCAGTGCAGCTCTCACTCCAATGCTTGATGTAACTCTGAGTTTACAAGAATTAATGAAGAACTGCGTGTTTTTAGCTCCTGACAAGAATCTCACAGTCTGCAGCTTTAGTGGAAAGAGCTCAgtgtgcagcatgtgtgtgtgtgtgtgtgtgtgtgtgtgtgtgtgtgtgtgtgtgtgtgtgttcagctgaacaGAGCTGAGGTGTGTAACACTCACAGATAACGGTAGAACTGTTCtcatcacagagctgctccacaaCTGGAGATACTTTTTCAGCTTGCACTCACAAAGACATCCGCAACTAACCAGCCTTTCAAAACATCTTTCAGTGAAAGACCGAAGCAAACGATGTGGTCTTCTTCTATGGTTTCAAATGTTGAGTGTCATCCCGCATTACAACGGGTTAGGGCCATCTGCTGTTGAGGAGTATGGATatattttcagggttttttttctgagctttgTTTGACTTGGCAAAGACCCGCGATCCACTGAAAACGGGCCCACGACCCACTTTAGGGTCACTACCCACCAATTGAGACACGCTAAAACGACcttgaaaggttaaaaaaaaataaaaaacaacacacacataaaataaacacttcTGAGACAAGATCACTAATCAACAACATGACACTTTCTGTGTATGTGATGGAGTTgggattatatttttttaaatataaaataggTATCAACAATACAATGTGTTCAAAAAGGGGTAAGCAGGGGGGTAAGAATGAATTATTCATTCAAATATCTTCCTTTTTGATACACATTTGTTTACTCAATGAATTATTTCCGTATGATTTCTAGATTGGCCTAAATCAagggtgggcattcctggtttTCACTGTTCCTCAGTTCCAATACACCTGACATTACCGGATGTTTTATGAAGCCTGTTAAGGAGTGGAGGGTGCATTGAAACCACGCAGGAATGCAGTCCTGGAGGTCCAGGAGTGCCCACCCCTGGCTGAAATTGTGTTGTGAAGAGATTTTAATACCATGATTGCATCCAATTACAATGAATTACCAAACACTTCCAAGTTTCAGGGTAGTTCATTACCTTGGGGGACAGTTTCACATGTTGTGAACTCCAGCTCTCGAGGGCTGGCATCGTGAAGTTCCAGTGAATTTTGCAAGCTTGACGACagcatgagattcaggtgtcatgaatcagaaacactgaaaacatgcaagGTACAGCCCTTGACGGATTCAGTTGACATCGTTGGAAGCATACCTTCTGCGCTCTTTCCATATTGGATTTGGAAAGCCATGACCGTAAACATTTCTCATCAGGTTCCAACTTGCAGTTTCAGTCAAATTAATCCTTTCACGGCCCTTCATCCCACAAAGCAAGCTCTTTCATGACCAAGCTTAAAATCTTGTACTATGCTTGAGTGACACAAGTTTTTCCTAACAGTTTCACCTCTGCACTCtccctctgggggggggggggggggggggggggggggggggggggggggggaagagactTTCAGACCTCAACAGGCCCAGAGAAGCTTTATTCAAGCTGCATATACCTTTCAGTTACCATAAGGACTTTAAATGAGGTCAAAACCAAATTGAGtcaaacatgtttatttcagCTCAGACAAATACAAAATAGATAATCCGTACAAATGTAACTATCAGGTCATATTAATTCAACAGTGCTCCACCACGGTGGAAGGGATGTGCTGGCGCTGCAGGACGGTCACTGGCAGCAGCTCGTGTCGCAGGTCTTCTCTTTGCACACGCAGCCAGAGGCACACTTGCTGCAGCCGGATGGGCAGCACGCGCAGCAGCCTGGAAAGACACAGATTGCGAGATGAGACCATTTAGAATGAAGGACATGCCAGATTAGGCCAAACTGCTGGTCAGGCTCAACACGTTTCAGAAGAGCAGTCACgtttcacatttcacagaaCCACTGCAATTAAGTCAAGTGCATTCACCTGTGCAGTTTCATGCATACAGGCCCAAAATGAACCCTCAGAGTCTACATTTGTtcaaatatttaacatttaagCACTTTCAAACAGTATCAAACGCTTGGGTTAACATTAAACCAGTGATGTGTAAAAATGAGTTCCACTTACTCTTCTTGCACTTGGTGCAGCTACAGTTGGAGCAAGAGCAGGATGAGCCGCATGTGCAGCttccagctggaaaaaaaaaaaggaacacaaaacgATGGTCAATTCCAGAAGTCAAAAGGCAGACAAAGCAAAGGCATACACAAAGGAATGTACTCACTCTTGTTGCACTCGCAGGGGTCCATTTCTCAGCAGTCGGCTCGTTGGtccacagagaggagctgcaggtgaagcGTCTTCTTCCTTGAGGAGTCAGTGAGTTCTGACTGGCAGCGGGAGAGGCGGTCCTTTTATACCGTCCGGGCATCAACAGTACCGTGTGCAAAATGCATGTGTCACCCTGAACGGGGGCAAACATCACAAACATTACAAAGCGTTTGTGCACACGACGTGTTTTCACTCAGTGACAGCGGGGACACATGCATTCCCAGGCAGGGTCGCGTTTTATTACGCAACACCAAATTTTTCCAtcgtgtggaaaaaaaaaaatcaacacaggAATAATGAGGCATTCACAGAACAGAATGAATCATTAGGACACATGGATGAGAACACAGTGGTCTGAACATGCggttattaaaaaaaggaaacactaAACGCACGTGTGTCTGTCTGGCATGAGGATATAGTATCTTAATTGCTTTTTACAATCATGTACTGGAAAAGCACACAAAGCAACAGGAAACGTGCACAGTGCATTTTTAGGAAAGTTTAACAACTAAATGTCGAACTAATGATTATTAATCTGGTTCCAGTTTCGTTTATTTTTCACTGGAGTTAGTAGAAATTATTAATATTGACAGATTTAGAGAATAACAGTTTTCAAAATTGTTTTAGTGGTTAGGTAAATTACATGAGCTCGTCTGTTTTTACTGGCTAAGCATGAATAAATACTGAGCTTGAGCTTCTTTGAGTTGCTGTTTGAGAATGTTAACATAAgcaatattttacatttactatatttttcccattttcatccaagtttgatttttaaattctgaacaaaacatgaaaaaaatggcaaacaAGTAGAAAAATTCTCATCAGCGACAGTTTAATAAGTGAAAATAAGTATTGTATTGGTATCAGACTCATGCCATTACCTTTAGCAGAGATAAGAATTATTTATAGTAATTGAATTTAATTATTCAACCTGCTGAAGGTTGTATGTTATGTGTCTATTATATTTTGGAACATCTATGTCTTTCTTTGTTGAATTTGGGTCATGAAATCAAAACAGTACTTCTTATCTTGTTTTGTGCTTCCTGTgcacacggcacacacacacatcagaagtGTGCAGGCTGCCCTTCCTCGTGCTGCTCTGCGCTCGGCCGCTTCGCTCTCTGCGCCCGTCGTGAACGCACCACGCGCTGTAGGAAAAAATGCTTTCAAGAGCGGGTCGGGCGCACAAGAGACGCGACAAGATTCTAAATATAACATAAAGCTCACAAATAGTCTACTTATCAGTACCAGCTATAGTTATATTAATGTAAACAGACATACAATCGgtttcatcttaaaaaaaaatagaaaataaagaaaatgaatttaaGCTGTTGGTACCAAAACATCAGCTATGGTAATTAATCATCAAAAGTCAACTTTTATGCCTTCTTGAGATAGGGGACATTAAGGTAAAATGTTATGATACATTATTTGCTAAATCCCACCTATTTTGCACGGCACATTTAGCCACGGAAGCTATTTAGATTGAAGCAAAAGGTAATTTACGACGGGAGTGGGgccctgaacgcagcactgTCCCCTTTGCGCCCGCTACAGTGGAGGTGTGCGCTTTTCCccagattttttcttttttaatgggaCGAAAACGGGACATAAGGTGAAGGTGGGCGGAGATCCGGTGATGAGTGCAACTTTTCTGGAAACAACTAGAACATTAAATAAACAACATCTTCAAAAACAACTGATAAGATTTTTCCAACCCCTcatgctgtttaaaatgttAAACGGACAAATAAAGTTATCTGCATACACACTTACAGTTTCAGCCACTTGAAACTGACCAAAATCTTACATATTTCCCCATTTCAAGTTAAATATTCGTGAAGCCCACCTTAATATAGTTCCCTGTTCATTCTATCTAAGTTatacacaaagaaacaaacatagTTTTTAATTGGGTTTTTGCTCAGAAACGGTGCTCTCTGCATTTTTCAGATAAATGCATCAGTCCGGTGCACTTACAGGGAGTTAAGAACTGATTTGCTCAAGTAAAGGAATTGCACACTGTTAGATAATGTAAGCATAACTACTTTTTTCGATAGTTTGttaacttttttcttatttttttgtcgAAATGAAAACTTAAACAGATTCGCAAGTTGCCAAATATGGTCCGATAAAGCTTTAATTGAGAATAAATCAGGTTATATGCACCACGAGATCTTGCCACCAAAAAACAGGTGCATAAGTCACAGTCTAAGTCTAATCACAGTAATACAAGAACACTTCTTTGCCAtgatgtttttgcattttcacagaTGATTTGGAAATTCAAGCTTGTGACATTTTGCAGatgtaataaaaacaatgagacgctgtgattttctgaaaatgaagaaattggAATTTGTAATTTCCCTCTTGGTTGAAAATCACATTGGATTTCATTGGACAGTTAATTCATTGTTTTGATTCAGATTACAAAACTTAACTCTTTTTTTATAGGTCAGCTTTGGCATGTCTGCCTCTTTACATGAGCCTGTGCAGTGCAGACGACAGAGAgatgttgtttttgtcagtgaCCTCTAGAGGGAGACTTTATGCATGCTGAGAGTTTCTGTGAAGTAGTGTGGAAAAGGAGAAATTCATATTATATTAACAGAGAAAATGAATTTTTGCTGATTGACTTTGTCAGCATTACAGATTACCTTCTCAAGAATGGAAATACTTTTCATGAATGCCTTCAAAGGTGATGAACAAAATTGTGACATTTTCCATGTTTAAATATCAGTCATGTAAAAATTGTGAATTGCTATTAACTGAAAACATGAACCACGTTGCTCAGATTGTATCTGAAAGGAGTTTAATTTTAGCTGTTAACAATGATTTTCTCCATGTATATTGATTAcgagtgttttgttttactgaaaGACAATCAGCCACAGAGACGTGTTTTCTTAGATATTCAAGAATTTAATATAATTTACTAAATCACAAGTAGATCTCCTGCTTCTGTGatatgtctctgtgtgtgacaGTCTTTATTTAAAGGGCAGACAGTTAACCTGCAATCTGACACTAGAGCTCTGCATGGGCCAGGGGACATCAGCTACAAACTGTCTGACACGCTTCCACCCGCTGAGCAGGTTAAAAACAGGCGCTGCATGACTCAGCTGCACCAGAGCATGCTGACATTAATTACTGCATAAAACGTGAAGTAGGGGATTGGGCTTTTTTCATATTGAATAACTTACTGCAAACCTAATTTACTGAGTATAATGGGTCAGGGCATTGGGATGTGCAGTAATGTATGAGTCTGCCACTGAGCAGACTGCTCTCTCAGACCATGTGTCTCCTCTCAGAAGTGATACGCTGCTGGACGGGCTGCATGTGGAGGAATGAGGTCTCGGCTTCTTTCTAAGAAGGATCAAGTCATCTTGACATCAAGCCGTGGTCCTAAAACAGGTGAGATACGcgagaacattttaaaatattttgttttcctgatgTTTAGGAGTTTAATTCATATATTTGAGAACAGAACTGGAAATTCTCCAAAAGTtctgtgttatttttaaaagataatgaaagcaaatgttgtttttttgcgtGGCTGCTGTTCCTGCATGTCTTTGATTTcaccatccatcttcaaccatTGTTTAAAAGGCAGGACGTTTTGCCAGCCCATCACAAGACAAACAACCACACATACTCACATTCAAACCTGTCAGGAGCCAGACACATGTTTCTGGACTAAACTCGGGGCTGCACAGTGGAGCAGAGTCTCATATCAAGAATGCCTCAGCCAGGTTCAGGTCTGGATGCTTGAGATTCGTTTGTGGTTCTGAACTTCGTATAGGCGTGTGTGAGAAGTTCTgtatctttgttttttaaaccgTGTGATGGACCAGAGCAGTGTTCTCCAGCCCTGACCCTGGAGGCTGGTTTTAGCTCTGTCCCTGCTTCTGTACGCCTGATTCTAATGATCATGTCAACAACAAACTCCAAACTAATCCCAGTAATGAGTCTGTCACTGCAATCAGGTGCAGGACAGGGCTTCTTTTAGCGTTCAGTGAAGAAGACGACTGATCACCATGCTGCTGTGCAGCGCCATAATCCTTAAACACACACCAATATAAAGGAGCATTTCCCAATAATATATGATGAAAACCATAGTTCAGTCACAGTTGTGAACAGACACTTGTTTCCTGTGAGCAGAGAAGAGTGAATCGGCAGATGTGTGAACACTGTTTGAACACACTGATTAGATCTATCCATCAAGTCTAATCAATCTGATCAGGAGTTTGGTCTCATACCAACTTCAGTACATGCAGACATCCAGTGACCAGAGTGTGCAGTGTGTTCATCGCACCAAAAATATATACACTTAGAATTGCAAGCAGACATCACAAATaacgtgttgtgtgtgtgtatttgtgtttttcacagctGGCCATGGATCACGTGCTGAACATATCGGATCAGTATGTCTTCACTCCGTATGTTTACCCGGCCTCGTGGCCCGAGCACTGGGCTCTGCGACAGATCGTCAGCCTGTGGGTAGTGACAACCGTGGGAGCTCTGCTGGTCTACCTGGGCTTCGGAGTGCTCAGCTTCTACTTGGTTTTCGACCATAAACTCATGAAACATCCACAGTTTATTCAGGTAGGCTGGGAAAAGTTTGTGGTGTTCGATCAACAGCCAGTGACTGCTTCAGTGAAccgtgtgtctttttttttattccaacagAATCAGGTGCGGAAAGAGATCCAGTTGGGAACTGTCTCCATCTTCTGGATGAGCTTTCCCACTGTGGCTCTGTTCTTTCTGGAGGTCAGGGGACACAGCAAACTTTATGATAACATCAGTGATTCTTCCCTCGGTGAGAATACAACCGGATTTGTCATGTCCAGTTTCATTACAGCTCCTGATAAAACGATGATAACCTGAATGAAATGcaaatttcaacatttatgaCATGCTAAATGAAACAGGCActaataattaaaatgaatttcttTCAGGATGGCCAGGTGTGTTTCTGAGCATCGCAGGCTTCTTGTTCTTCACTGACATGTGTATCTACTGGATACATCGGTGGATGCATCATAAAAGCATTTACAAGGTGAGTGTCAGTCTGTTTAATGTCAATCTTAAACTGTCACGGTCACTTTTAAATGTTATGAAATGTGATTGTTGATTATGACTTTGGATATAACTCAGAATATAACTGCGGGGACTTTGTTTGCTGTGATCTTcaggcttttctgtttttgtttccctcCCTCAGTACTTACATAAGCAGCATCACATATTTAAGATCCCCACACCGTTTGCCAGTCATGCCTTTCACCCACTTGACGGCTTCCTGCAGAGCTTACCTTACCACCTCTACCCTTTCATCTTCCCCCTCCACAAGGTAGAGATCTATATGCTACTCTTAGAAAGATGTTCTGTTGAAGGCTTTATGCAATTTTTTCACAAAGTATTTTGAGCTAAATGTTGTAGATCCTTGCTCTTTAAAATCATAAAATTCTAAACATGTTTTGTCCTGCCTGCACTGACACTTGTAATATTGATATTTTAGGTGATCTACCTTTCGCTCTTTGTCTTCGTCAACATCTGGACTATTTCCATACATGATGGAGACTATCGGCTCCCCGGCTTCCTGATTTTCCTGATCAACGGGGCAGCTCATCACATCGACCATCACCTGTACTTCAACTATAACTACGGACAATACTTCACACTGTGGGATCGCTTGGGAGGCTCCTACCGACACCCCTCAGCGCTGCTGGGAAAAGGGCCACACGACCACGTTCGGAAGCTTGCAGAGGCGTCACAGAGACACTGATGGCGGAGTTACACTCAGGGCTTCCTGTCTGCAGTTTTACACACACCAGAGTCGAAGATGTTACCTCGACTGTGAAgaactgtttttattcaagaCAGAATCGGAGACACCAGCTGCCTGTGTACCCTGTTCCTAGAAGAGGATTGCGGAGGTCTCTAAGGTTATGTGATTAACAATAGTGCCAAGAATTAACAACGCCGAGACAAGACTTAAAATACGCTAAATAGAGAAATGCTCCAGGCAAATTGAAAGTAGGTATTTAGTTGTATTATACCTGTTGTGATTTGCCTCGGGTAGTGTTGAGATCGCAGCTGTCTTACAGGCAGTGGAAACTTGCTTTCACCTTTTGCTGTAATGATTTGTATTAGGAAATTACCTTTATGTCCATGTAAGAAATTTCCCTCTAGAATGAagaaagtatttctattctattttattcattttgttcgAGTACcattttttccattcattcaaactaaagaaaaaaactaacgcaaaaagatgttttttttatttatgccTTGACAAATGAGTGAAATACCTAAGTGCATCAGCAATTTATGATGTCATAAAATGGGAGAAGATGAGCTGTTTCGATGTGTGTAGATGCATTGTGTGTTCTGTTGTACTGAGCAAGTCCATTTCAGTCTTTTAGTTTCCAGTGCTCGGCGTGTTTTCATGCAGGCTCTGCAGGGCAAGGTCCGTCCACTTCATTTCTTGTTCTTTCACGGACTCTGTGGATCCTCCATTGTCCTGTTCGGCCTCTGGGAGTTCACTCTGAAAGGAAAGAGACGCCACCAAGAAGGATGAGCAGGTAATCGACTTCATCGATACTTACAACATCAACAAGGTCAAATCATCCTGCAGTAACtctatgtttttttgtttttttttaatcatatcaACAAGTAATGAGATGGATGATGAAGAAACATCTTCCTGAGTACTTCAAGTAAATCTGAGATGTGTTTAGGATCAAGATCATTCAAAGATGTATAGACGAAATGTAAGATTTTGAAGTCAATCCTTTGAACTACACTAAAGTACCTATAATATTTGAGGTGTCTGCAACATATTCATGCACACTTCCCCTGGACATGACAGTAATCAGATAGAGCTCGCTCACGCCAAAGTTGACGTCAACCACACTATTTACCAGAGGAATGGTGACATCTTCGTATGGGAGTCTGTCCTCCCTCCAGGCATCGTCTGTGAGGTCCAGGACTCTCCCGTCCCGCTGGATCTCGCTGTCCATGCTCCGTCCACAAGCTCACACACCCACCTACAACAACGCTTCAAACGCTGGGAAAGCAGAACACACAGTGCGACCAGAGTCCACCGCGACAATCAAAAGTGGCGAAATTATCCGGATTATCAACAAGAGGGCTACATTTAATGAAACTACGACAAAAACACGAACAATCTGAATTTTTTACTTCCGTTTCAAAACAGTGGGCGCGGGAATAGTACGTCATCAAGCAGCGTCCACGCAGATAACGTGATGACGTCACAGATCTTCCAGtcgcagagaaaaacaaaaaacaaaattaaagtaTATATTGTGACTATTAGATGACTTGAAATTCAGATTTACGTcttaaaaatattgaaaaataagTTGACAAACAAGAGTTTGTTGCTGATTTAATTCATAATGTTTaatggttaccatggtaaccgGACTCCTCGGCTGTGAGAAACAAGCTGACCAGACAACGCGGAGGTCTTTTGTTCGTTTTGTTCCATCTGAAGGTAATTATTGAATAAATAAGACCAATTAGCAAGACCAGCGCCctatttatgttgtttttttcctcagtgaTAAATGTACAGATGCATCTCAGTCATTAAAATGTGGCTGTTTACTTGTTTGACTTGTCTGTCAGCAACTTTGCTGTAATCTCTAATGTTTGCTGTTTGAAACAATTACAAAAagagataaagaaaaacaagatttaatATACAAGATTTCTGGGTTGTGCTTTGATAGCAAATCTCTGTTTCTGATTTTGACTGAACCAGCTGCCATTTTTCAGTAATTGATTTTGTTTATTCAGTGTCAAAGATGCACTGTATTTTTAAACATCCATCATCTCAGTGAATATCAGATCACAAGAAAGTCTGCTGGTGACTTCATCTAAATAGACAGAGCCATACAActgtatatttttatttcagctAGATTATTGCAAAACTTTCAAAAGTTAAATTGTTCTCAATAAAATGATAAGTCCTTTGTAATGTTGTATTTAAACAGTGGGAGATGTCATGTAAACTTGAGATGTGTCATTATAGATATGTCAACGATGCCAGTCCCTCAAGAACAACAGTCAGAAGATCCAAAGCCTTGTGTCAACCCTGGAAACCCTGTCTTCTCTTACATGGGGAAACCTGCAGGAGCAAAAACAAAGTCCACGAGTCTCCTGTACAGGACCACATCCAGTGACTATGGACGGCGTCCGCCTACCTTTGAGACTGCGCCACGTACCTTCCACCCTAAATCTCAGAAATTCTCCGAAAGCCTGAGCAAGACTGGGATGTATCGTGACAACTCCTTCAATACAGCCCTGGACCGAAGCAGAGTGTATGACTCTCGCAAATTATAAAATCCCAGGCGGAAAAGGGCCAGATTGAACAAAGTGATGGCATTCTCAGAAAATATGGATCACCATTAAAATTGATTGTGAAGATTATTTTATAAAG
Above is a window of Salarias fasciatus chromosome 7, fSalaFa1.1, whole genome shotgun sequence DNA encoding:
- the LOC115391759 gene encoding lathosterol oxidase-like translates to MDHVLNISDQYVFTPYVYPASWPEHWALRQIVSLWVVTTVGALLVYLGFGVLSFYLVFDHKLMKHPQFIQNQVRKEIQLGTVSIFWMSFPTVALFFLEVRGHSKLYDNISDSSLGWPGVFLSIAGFLFFTDMCIYWIHRWMHHKSIYKYLHKQHHIFKIPTPFASHAFHPLDGFLQSLPYHLYPFIFPLHKVIYLSLFVFVNIWTISIHDGDYRLPGFLIFLINGAAHHIDHHLYFNYNYGQYFTLWDRLGGSYRHPSALLGKGPHDHVRKLAEASQRH
- the anapc13 gene encoding anaphase-promoting complex subunit 13, producing MDSEIQRDGRVLDLTDDAWREDRLPYEDVTIPLSELPEAEQDNGGSTESVKEQEMKWTDLALQSLHENTPSTGN